The following proteins come from a genomic window of Trifolium pratense cultivar HEN17-A07 linkage group LG4, ARS_RC_1.1, whole genome shotgun sequence:
- the LOC123921623 gene encoding uncharacterized protein LOC123921623, with product MASNNIGEERRRRITERGSDRMALITGRISALPPAAPSSSPTYPRHGQSMSVSAFDSHFDKEISNPRHTRPHSVASSAFVSDFDQDNADNKHEASTASRLKHQGGFKYSHFEPKSEDEPILEDSKTKETISSSEAKQSEAKQTESLNTEQAKKPRNWRRHTFFSSRELNFCILASENTRALSSLIIALAVVFSYAIFSKCIFASRPLYIVLITDVTIVVARIYREKARVLEESQGALVEAGEDGRNWGDAVKLLERGLVLYQAIRGVFIDCSIYLVLVVCFISFM from the exons ATGGCGAGCAACAACATtggagaagaaagaagaagacgAATAACAGAGAGAGGTTCCGATCGAATGGCATTAATAACCGGTCGTATCAGTGCACTTCCACCTGCAGCTCCTTCCTCATCTCCAACATATCCTCGTCATGGACAATCCATGTCTGTTTCTGCATTTGATTCTCATTTTGATAAAGAAATTTCTAATCCTCGCCATACACGACCTCATTCTGTAGCTTCCTCTGCTTTTGTCTCTGATTTTGATCAAGACAATGCTG ACAACAAACATGAGGCCTCTACTGCTTCAAGACTTAAACATCAAGGAGGTTTTAAGTATTCACATTTTGAACCCAAAAGTGAAGATGAACCTATACTAGAAGATTCTAAGACTAAAGAAACAATTTCATCATCAGAAGCTAAACAATCAGAAGCTAAACAAACAGAATCACTTAACACAGAACAAGCAAAGAAACCTCGTAATTGGCGCCGGCATACATTTTTCTCATCGAGAGAACTAAATTTTTGCATTTTAGCTTCTGAGAACACGCGCGCACTAAGTTCACTGATAATAGCATTGGCGGTTGTTTTCTCTTACGCAATCTTCTCAAAGTGTATTTTTGCTTCAAGGCCTCTTTATATTGTCTTGATAACCGATGTCACGATTGTGGTTGCTCGCATATACCGTGAAAAGGCTCGAGTTTTGGAAGAAAGTCAAGGAGCCTTGGTTGAGGCTGGTGAAGATGGACGCAATTGGGGTGATGCAGTGAAACTTTTGGAGAGAGGTTTGGTTTTGTACCAAGCTATTAGAGGTGTTTTTATTGATTGTAGTATTTATTTGGTTCTTGTTGTATGCTTCATTTCCTTTATGTAG
- the LOC123921622 gene encoding transcription repressor OFP14-like: MPKNIRKSLQKIFYRIKTHPRSQKFGLSSKKWIDINACKHSRTLSFSLDDKNNDNNNKKNYDEATLSDIDRFLFENFKSLFLEDDEKTDCNHDTKRAVSLDEDGEDEDEAEEEEKTREEKYPKLGPIFFDPSEERPLDLRGSNRFFLTRGFSGSMSNTTSTTTTNTFEEMGSCSNSSTPKKFNNNNNSSSKDDQVNIPHNCVVVLASSPNPYDDFRRSMEETVEARLRNNQCVDWDFMEELLFCYMNLNEKKSYKFILSAYCDLISLMRQSSETEPTKPRSVRTVRIGREVRKTKELTLEFAGSR, encoded by the coding sequence ATGCCAAAGAACATTCGAAAATCCCTTCAAAAAATTTTCTACAGAATCAAAACTCATCCTAGGTCACAAAAATTCGGCTTATCCTCTAAGAAATGGATTGATATCAATGCTTGCAAACATTCTAGAACTCTTTCTTTCTCGTTGGACGACAAAAACaatgacaacaacaacaagaagaatTACGATGAAGCTACACTATCCGACATTGACCGTTTTCTCTTTGAGAATTTTAAATCTTTATTCCTTGAAGATGACGAAAAAACTGATTGTAATCACGACACTAAACGGGCCGTCTCATTAGATGAAgatggagaagatgaagatgaagcggaagaagaagaaaaaactcGAGAAGAAAAATATCCAAAATTGGGTCCCATATTTTTCGATCCATCTGAGGAAAGACCGTTGGATCTTCGTGGATCTAATAGATTCTTTTTGACACGTGGCTTCTCGGGGTCCATGTCGAACACAACATCAACAACTACAACAAACACATTTGAAGAAATGGGATCATGCTCAAACTCATCAAccccaaaaaaattcaataataataataattcatctTCAAAAGATGATCAAGTGAATATTCCTCATAATTGTGTTGTTGTGTTGGCTAGTTCGCCAAATCCTTACGATGATTTTCGAAGATCCATGGAAGAAACAGTGGAAGCAAGATTGAGGAACAATCAATGTGTGGATTGGGATTTTATGGAAGAgcttttgttttgttatatGAACTTGAATGAAAAGAAATCATATAAGTTTATATTAAGTGCTTATTGTGACTTGATCAGTCTCATGAGACAAAGTTCAGAGACTGAACCGACGAAGCCGCGGAGCGTTCGGACTGTTAGGATTGGGAGGGAGGTAAGGAAGACTAAAGAATTAACATTAGAATTTGCAGGTTCAAGATAA
- the LOC123921624 gene encoding elongation factor 1-alpha-like isoform X2 encodes MICCCNKMDATTPKYSKGRYDEIVKEVSSYLKKVGYNPDKIPFVPISGFEGDNMIERSTNLDWYKGPTLLEALDQINEPKRPSDKPLRLPLQDVYKIGGIGTVPVGRVETGVLKPAMVVTFAPSGLTTEVKSVEMHHEALTEALPGDNVGFNVKNVAVKDLKRGYVASNSKDDPAKEAANFTSQVIIMNHPGQIGNGYAPVLDCHTSHIAVKFAELVTKIDRRSGKEIEKLPKFLKNGDAGIIKMVPTKPMVVETFSEYPPLGRFAVRDMRQTVAVGVIKAVEKKEPSGIPKKKK; translated from the exons ATGATCTGCTGCTGCAACAAG ATGGATGCCACTACACCCAAGTACTCCAAGGGTAGGTATGATGAAATTGTGAAGGAAGTTTCATCCTATTTGAAGAAGGTTGGCTATAACCCAGATAAAATCCCATTTGTTCCCATCTCTGGTTTTGAGGGAGATAACATGATCGAGCGCTCCACCAATCTTGACTGGTACAAGGGTCCAACCCTTCTTGAGGCCCTTGACCAAATCAATGAGCCTAAGAGGCCATCAGACAAGCCTCTCCGATTGCCACTTCAGGATGTCTACAAGATTGGAGGAATTGGAACTGTTCCTGTGGGACGGGTTGAGACCGGTGTCTTGAAACCTGCAATGGTGGTGACATTTGCCCCTAGTGGACTGACAACTGAAGTCAAGTCCGTGGAGATGCATCATGAAGCTCTCACTGAGGCCCTTCCTGGTGACAATGTGGGATTTAATGTTAAGAATGTTGCTGTTAAGGATCTCAAGCGTGGTTATGTTGCCTCAAACTCCAAGGATGATCCAGCCAAGGAGGCCGCTAACTTCACATCTCAAGTGATAATCATGAATCACCCTGGCCAGATTGGAAATGGCTATGCTCCTGTTCTTGACTGCCACACTTCCCACATTGCTGTCAAGTTTGCTGAGCTTGTTACCAAGATTGACAGGCGTTCTGGTAAGGAGATTGAGAAACTGCCCAAATTCTTGAAGAATGGTGATGCTGGTATTATTAAGATGGTTCCCACCAAGCCCATGGTGGTTGAGACTTTCTCTGAATATCCTCCACTCGGCCGTTTTGCTGTCAGAGACATGCGTCAAACTGTGGCTGTTGGAGTCATCAAGGCTGTGGAGAAGAAGGAACCCAGCGGAATAcctaagaagaagaaatga
- the LOC123921624 gene encoding elongation factor 1-alpha-like isoform X1 gives MGKEKVHINIVVIGHVDSGKSTTTGHLIYKLGGIDKRVIERFEKEAAEMNKRSFKYAWVLDKLKAERERGITIDIALWKFETTKYYCTVIDAPGHRDFIKNMITGTSQADCAVLIIDSTTGGFEAGISKDGQTREHALLAFTLGVKQMICCCNKMDATTPKYSKGRYDEIVKEVSSYLKKVGYNPDKIPFVPISGFEGDNMIERSTNLDWYKGPTLLEALDQINEPKRPSDKPLRLPLQDVYKIGGIGTVPVGRVETGVLKPAMVVTFAPSGLTTEVKSVEMHHEALTEALPGDNVGFNVKNVAVKDLKRGYVASNSKDDPAKEAANFTSQVIIMNHPGQIGNGYAPVLDCHTSHIAVKFAELVTKIDRRSGKEIEKLPKFLKNGDAGIIKMVPTKPMVVETFSEYPPLGRFAVRDMRQTVAVGVIKAVEKKEPSGIPKKKK, from the exons ATGGGTAAGGAAAAGGTTCACATTAACATTGTTGTCATTGGCCATGTCGACTCTGGGAAGTCAACTACCACTGGTCACTTGATCTACAAGCTTGGAGGTATTGACAAGCGTGTgattgagaggtttgagaaAGAAGCTGCTGAGATGAACAAGCGTTCATTCAAGTATGCTTGGGTGCTTGACAAGCTCAAGGCTGAACGCGAAAGAGGTATCACAATTGACATTGCTCTCTGGAAGTTTGAGACAACTAAGTACTACTGCACTGTCATCGATGCCCCCGGACACAGGGATTTCATTAAGAACATGATTACCGGGACTTCCCAAGCTGATTGTGCTGTTCTGATCATTGATTCCACTACTGGTGGTTTTGAAGCCGGTATTTCTAAGGATGGTCAGACCCGTGAACATGCTCTCCTTGCTTTCACACTTGGTGTCAAGCAAATGATCTGCTGCTGCAACAAG ATGGATGCCACTACACCCAAGTACTCCAAGGGTAGGTATGATGAAATTGTGAAGGAAGTTTCATCCTATTTGAAGAAGGTTGGCTATAACCCAGATAAAATCCCATTTGTTCCCATCTCTGGTTTTGAGGGAGATAACATGATCGAGCGCTCCACCAATCTTGACTGGTACAAGGGTCCAACCCTTCTTGAGGCCCTTGACCAAATCAATGAGCCTAAGAGGCCATCAGACAAGCCTCTCCGATTGCCACTTCAGGATGTCTACAAGATTGGAGGAATTGGAACTGTTCCTGTGGGACGGGTTGAGACCGGTGTCTTGAAACCTGCAATGGTGGTGACATTTGCCCCTAGTGGACTGACAACTGAAGTCAAGTCCGTGGAGATGCATCATGAAGCTCTCACTGAGGCCCTTCCTGGTGACAATGTGGGATTTAATGTTAAGAATGTTGCTGTTAAGGATCTCAAGCGTGGTTATGTTGCCTCAAACTCCAAGGATGATCCAGCCAAGGAGGCCGCTAACTTCACATCTCAAGTGATAATCATGAATCACCCTGGCCAGATTGGAAATGGCTATGCTCCTGTTCTTGACTGCCACACTTCCCACATTGCTGTCAAGTTTGCTGAGCTTGTTACCAAGATTGACAGGCGTTCTGGTAAGGAGATTGAGAAACTGCCCAAATTCTTGAAGAATGGTGATGCTGGTATTATTAAGATGGTTCCCACCAAGCCCATGGTGGTTGAGACTTTCTCTGAATATCCTCCACTCGGCCGTTTTGCTGTCAGAGACATGCGTCAAACTGTGGCTGTTGGAGTCATCAAGGCTGTGGAGAAGAAGGAACCCAGCGGAATAcctaagaagaagaaatga
- the LOC123921621 gene encoding heat shock 70 kDa protein 14-like isoform X1: protein MSVVGFDFGNESCIVAVARQRGIDVVLNDESKRETPAIVCFGEKQRFIGTAGAASTMMNPKNSVSQIKRLIGKKFSDPDLQSDLKSLPFSVSEGPDGYPLIHARYLGEVKTFTPTQVFAMMLSNMKEIATKNLNAAVHDCCIAIPVYFTDLQRRAVLDAATIAGLHPLRLLHETTATALAYGIYKTDLSETDPLNVAFVDIGHASMQVCIAGFKKGQLKVLAHSFDRSLGGRDFDEVLFHHFAGKFKEEYKIDVLQNARACLRLRASCEKMKKMLSANPVVPMNIECLMDETDVKGIMKREEFEELSLPILERVKGPLEKALADAGLSVDDIHMVEVVGSGSRVPAINKILTEFFKKEPRRTMNASECVAKGAALQCAILSPTFKVREFQVNESFPFSISLAWKGSGPDAQDTVPDNQQSSLVFPKGNPIPSIKALTFYRSGTFTIDVQYSDASGQQTPSRISTYTIGPFEVKQSEKAKVKVKVRLNVHGIVSVDLATVSFLLLEEEEVEASVSKESASEPTKMDADEAPADAAAAPPNGNDADVNMQDAKANADTPGVENGIPENGDKPAQMDVDDTKVPKKKVKKTNVPVAELVYGAMSPADVQKASEKEYEMALQDRVMEETKDKKNAVEAYVYDMRNKLNDKYHEFVIASEREGLTAKLQEVEDWLYEDGEDETKGVYIAKLEELKKQGDPIEERYKEYTERGAIIDLFNNVLASYREAAMSADPKFDHIDINEKQKVLNECVEAENWLREKKQQQDALPKHANPVLLVAEIRKKAEALDRFCKPIMTKPRPAKPAAPQAPPSPASSGSEQQQSHADENASTNENTGDDGNQASSASSEPMETDKPDNAGSA from the exons ATGAGCGTGGTAGGTTTTGATTTTGGTAATGAGAGTTGCATTGTTGCGGTTGCTAGACAGAGAGGTATTGATGTCGTGTTAAACGATGAATCCAAACGTGAAACTCCTGCTATTGTTTGTTTCGGTGAAAAGCAGCGTTTTATTGGTACTGCTGGTGCTGCTTCAACTATGATGAATCCTAAGAATTCAGTTTCACAGATTAAGAGACTTATTGGGAAGAAATTTTCTGATCCCGATTTGCAGAGTGATCTTAAGTCTTTACCTTTTAGTGTCAGTGAAGGACCTGATGGGTATCCTTTGATTCATGCTAGGTATTTAGGGGAAGTTAAGACGTTTACACCTACACAAGTGTTTGCGATGATGTTGTCGAATATGAAAGAGATAGCTACGAAAAATCTTAATGCTGCGGTTCATGATTGTTGCATTGCGATTCCGGTTTATTTTACTGATCTTCAGAGAAGGGCTGTTTTGGATGCTGCAACTATTGCTGGTTTGCACCCACTTCGGTTGCTTCATGAAACTACTGCGACTGCTTTGGCGTATGGGATTTATAAGACAGATCTGTCTGAAACTGATCCGCTGAATGTGGCCTTTGTGGATATTGGACATGCTAGTATGCAGGTGTGCATTGCTGGATTCAAAAAGGGGCAGCTGAAAGTGTTGGCTCATTCGTTCGATAGGTCTCTTGGTGGTAGGGATTTTGATGAGGTTTTGTTTCATCATTTTGCTGGGAAGTTTAAGGAGGAGTACAAAATCGATGTGCTTCAGAATGCTAGGGCATGTCTGAGGCTTAGGGCTTCTtgtgagaagatgaagaagatgctCAGTGCAAATCCTGTGGTACCCATGAACATTGAGTGCTTGATGGATGAGACAGATGTGAAGGGTATCATGAAGCGTGAGGAGTTTGAGGAACTGAGTCTCCCTATTTTGGAGCGTGTCAAGGGACCTTTGGAGAAGGCACTTGCCGACGCAGGACTCTCAGTTGATGACATACATATGGTTGAGGTTGTTGGTTCGGGCTCTCGCGTACCAGctataaacaaaattttgacCGAGTTTTTCAAGAAGGAGCCTAGGCGGACAATGAACGCTAGTGAATGTGTTGCTAAAGGAGCTGCATTGCAATGCGCTATTCTTAGCCCAACATTTAAAGTGCGAGAATTTCAG GTCAATGAAAGCTTCCCTTTCTCAATTTCCCTTGCATGGAAAGGTTCCGGTCCAGATGCACAGGATACTGTACCCGATAATCAGCAGAGTTCCCTTGTTTTTCCCAAGGGTAATCCTATACCAAGTATCAAGGCACTGACATTCTACAGGTCCGGAACATTTACCATTGATGTACAGTATAGTGATGCGAGTGGGCAACAAACACCTTCAAGGATAAGCACATATACT ATTGGTCCTTTCGAAGTTAAACAAAGCGAAAAGGCAAAAGTTAAAGTGAAAGTTCGTTTGAATGTGCATGGAATTGTTTCTGTTGACCTGGCAACTGTAAGTTTTCTA CTCCTAGaagaggaagaagttgaggctTCAGTTTCCAAAGAATCAGCAAGCGAACCTACTAAGATGGATGCTGATGAAGCTCCTGCTGATGCTGCTGCTGCACCTCCCAATGGCAATGACGCTGATGTTAATATGCAAGATGCAAAGGCTAATGCTGATACCCCTGGCGTTGAAAATGGCATCCCTGAGAATGGAGATAAGCCTGCACAAATGGATGTTGATGATACCAAG GTCCCAAAGAAAAAggttaagaaaacaaatgttCCTGTGGCTGAGTTAGTTTATGGAGCAATGTCACCTGCGGATGTCCAGAAAGCTTCGGAGAAGGAGTATGAAATGGCTTTGCAAGATCGTGTAATGGAAGAAACAAAGGACAAGAAAAATGCAGTAGAGGCTTATGTTTATGACATGAGAAACAAG CTTAATGACAAATACCATGAGTTTGTCATTGCTTCTGAGAGGGAAGGTCTTACTGCGAAACTTCAGGAGGTGGAAGATTGGCTATATGAGGACGGTGAAGATGAAACTAAAGGGGTATATATTGCAAAACTTGAAGAGCTCAAAAAG CAAGGTGACCCGATTGAAGAGCGTTACAAAGAATACACGGAGAGGGGTGCAATAATTGATCTGTTCAACAATGTTTTAGCTAGTTACAGAGAAGCTGCAATGTCAGCCGATCCCAAATTTGATCACATTGACATCAACGAAAAACAGAAG GTCTTAAATGAATGTGTTGAAGCTGAGAACTGGCTTAGGGAGAAGAAGCAGCAGCAAGACGCACTTCCAAAACATGCCAACCCTGTACTATTGGTAGCTGAAATAAGAAAGAAAGCTGAGGCCCTTGATAG gTTCTGCAAGCCAATTATGACAAAGCCAAGGCCGGCCAAGCCAGCTGCTCCACAAGCACCGCCAAGTCCAGCTTCTTCAGGTTCTGAGCAGCAGCAATCTCATGCAGATGAGAATGCCAGCACAAATGAAAATACCGGGGATGATGGTAATCAGGCTTCATCAGCATCCAGTGAACCTATGGAGACTGATAAACCAGACAATGCTGGTTCTGCATAA
- the LOC123921621 gene encoding heat shock 70 kDa protein 14-like isoform X2 codes for MSVVGFDFGNESCIVAVARQRGIDVVLNDESKRETPAIVCFGEKQRFIGTAGAASTMMNPKNSVSQIKRLIGKKFSDPDLQSDLKSLPFSVSEGPDGYPLIHARYLGEVKTFTPTQVFAMMLSNMKEIATKNLNAAVHDCCIAIPVYFTDLQRRAVLDAATIAGLHPLRLLHETTATALAYGIYKTDLSETDPLNVAFVDIGHASMQVCIAGFKKGQLKVLAHSFDRSLGGRDFDEVLFHHFAGKFKEEYKIDVLQNARACLRLRASCEKMKKMLSANPVVPMNIECLMDETDVKGIMKREEFEELSLPILERVKGPLEKALADAGLSVDDIHMVEVVGSGSRVPAINKILTEFFKKEPRRTMNASECVAKGAALQCAILSPTFKVREFQVNESFPFSISLAWKGSGPDAQDTVPDNQQSSLVFPKGNPIPSIKALTFYRSGTFTIDVQYSDASGQQTPSRISTYTIGPFEVKQSEKAKVKVKVRLNVHGIVSVDLATLLEEEEVEASVSKESASEPTKMDADEAPADAAAAPPNGNDADVNMQDAKANADTPGVENGIPENGDKPAQMDVDDTKVPKKKVKKTNVPVAELVYGAMSPADVQKASEKEYEMALQDRVMEETKDKKNAVEAYVYDMRNKLNDKYHEFVIASEREGLTAKLQEVEDWLYEDGEDETKGVYIAKLEELKKQGDPIEERYKEYTERGAIIDLFNNVLASYREAAMSADPKFDHIDINEKQKVLNECVEAENWLREKKQQQDALPKHANPVLLVAEIRKKAEALDRFCKPIMTKPRPAKPAAPQAPPSPASSGSEQQQSHADENASTNENTGDDGNQASSASSEPMETDKPDNAGSA; via the exons ATGAGCGTGGTAGGTTTTGATTTTGGTAATGAGAGTTGCATTGTTGCGGTTGCTAGACAGAGAGGTATTGATGTCGTGTTAAACGATGAATCCAAACGTGAAACTCCTGCTATTGTTTGTTTCGGTGAAAAGCAGCGTTTTATTGGTACTGCTGGTGCTGCTTCAACTATGATGAATCCTAAGAATTCAGTTTCACAGATTAAGAGACTTATTGGGAAGAAATTTTCTGATCCCGATTTGCAGAGTGATCTTAAGTCTTTACCTTTTAGTGTCAGTGAAGGACCTGATGGGTATCCTTTGATTCATGCTAGGTATTTAGGGGAAGTTAAGACGTTTACACCTACACAAGTGTTTGCGATGATGTTGTCGAATATGAAAGAGATAGCTACGAAAAATCTTAATGCTGCGGTTCATGATTGTTGCATTGCGATTCCGGTTTATTTTACTGATCTTCAGAGAAGGGCTGTTTTGGATGCTGCAACTATTGCTGGTTTGCACCCACTTCGGTTGCTTCATGAAACTACTGCGACTGCTTTGGCGTATGGGATTTATAAGACAGATCTGTCTGAAACTGATCCGCTGAATGTGGCCTTTGTGGATATTGGACATGCTAGTATGCAGGTGTGCATTGCTGGATTCAAAAAGGGGCAGCTGAAAGTGTTGGCTCATTCGTTCGATAGGTCTCTTGGTGGTAGGGATTTTGATGAGGTTTTGTTTCATCATTTTGCTGGGAAGTTTAAGGAGGAGTACAAAATCGATGTGCTTCAGAATGCTAGGGCATGTCTGAGGCTTAGGGCTTCTtgtgagaagatgaagaagatgctCAGTGCAAATCCTGTGGTACCCATGAACATTGAGTGCTTGATGGATGAGACAGATGTGAAGGGTATCATGAAGCGTGAGGAGTTTGAGGAACTGAGTCTCCCTATTTTGGAGCGTGTCAAGGGACCTTTGGAGAAGGCACTTGCCGACGCAGGACTCTCAGTTGATGACATACATATGGTTGAGGTTGTTGGTTCGGGCTCTCGCGTACCAGctataaacaaaattttgacCGAGTTTTTCAAGAAGGAGCCTAGGCGGACAATGAACGCTAGTGAATGTGTTGCTAAAGGAGCTGCATTGCAATGCGCTATTCTTAGCCCAACATTTAAAGTGCGAGAATTTCAG GTCAATGAAAGCTTCCCTTTCTCAATTTCCCTTGCATGGAAAGGTTCCGGTCCAGATGCACAGGATACTGTACCCGATAATCAGCAGAGTTCCCTTGTTTTTCCCAAGGGTAATCCTATACCAAGTATCAAGGCACTGACATTCTACAGGTCCGGAACATTTACCATTGATGTACAGTATAGTGATGCGAGTGGGCAACAAACACCTTCAAGGATAAGCACATATACT ATTGGTCCTTTCGAAGTTAAACAAAGCGAAAAGGCAAAAGTTAAAGTGAAAGTTCGTTTGAATGTGCATGGAATTGTTTCTGTTGACCTGGCAACT CTCCTAGaagaggaagaagttgaggctTCAGTTTCCAAAGAATCAGCAAGCGAACCTACTAAGATGGATGCTGATGAAGCTCCTGCTGATGCTGCTGCTGCACCTCCCAATGGCAATGACGCTGATGTTAATATGCAAGATGCAAAGGCTAATGCTGATACCCCTGGCGTTGAAAATGGCATCCCTGAGAATGGAGATAAGCCTGCACAAATGGATGTTGATGATACCAAG GTCCCAAAGAAAAAggttaagaaaacaaatgttCCTGTGGCTGAGTTAGTTTATGGAGCAATGTCACCTGCGGATGTCCAGAAAGCTTCGGAGAAGGAGTATGAAATGGCTTTGCAAGATCGTGTAATGGAAGAAACAAAGGACAAGAAAAATGCAGTAGAGGCTTATGTTTATGACATGAGAAACAAG CTTAATGACAAATACCATGAGTTTGTCATTGCTTCTGAGAGGGAAGGTCTTACTGCGAAACTTCAGGAGGTGGAAGATTGGCTATATGAGGACGGTGAAGATGAAACTAAAGGGGTATATATTGCAAAACTTGAAGAGCTCAAAAAG CAAGGTGACCCGATTGAAGAGCGTTACAAAGAATACACGGAGAGGGGTGCAATAATTGATCTGTTCAACAATGTTTTAGCTAGTTACAGAGAAGCTGCAATGTCAGCCGATCCCAAATTTGATCACATTGACATCAACGAAAAACAGAAG GTCTTAAATGAATGTGTTGAAGCTGAGAACTGGCTTAGGGAGAAGAAGCAGCAGCAAGACGCACTTCCAAAACATGCCAACCCTGTACTATTGGTAGCTGAAATAAGAAAGAAAGCTGAGGCCCTTGATAG gTTCTGCAAGCCAATTATGACAAAGCCAAGGCCGGCCAAGCCAGCTGCTCCACAAGCACCGCCAAGTCCAGCTTCTTCAGGTTCTGAGCAGCAGCAATCTCATGCAGATGAGAATGCCAGCACAAATGAAAATACCGGGGATGATGGTAATCAGGCTTCATCAGCATCCAGTGAACCTATGGAGACTGATAAACCAGACAATGCTGGTTCTGCATAA